A genome region from Cucurbita pepo subsp. pepo cultivar mu-cu-16 chromosome LG02, ASM280686v2, whole genome shotgun sequence includes the following:
- the LOC111786812 gene encoding putative respiratory burst oxidase homolog protein H, with product MNNMNNMNNNNNMNNNEMGEDPTRWILDPVETDAMVEVGMIESGERNGNFKRTEEDGISRPAIRLGRRKSKAERGLKSLRFLDRSVTGKEADAWRAIEGRFHQHAINDRLFRDKFGACIGMGGDSKDFAGELFDALVRRRKLCPQNGITIEELQGFWEDITSQDMDFRLQIFFEMCDKNGDGKLSEGEVKEVIILSASANKLGNLKKQAAYYASMIMEELDPDHLGYIELSQLETLLREVMVFDQDNTKNIAKKTTTLTRAMIPRQYRTPVSRAMSRTTEFIHDNWKRIWVIVLWLSINVALFVWKFNQYQQTKAFKIMGYCLCVAKGGAETLKFNMALILLPVCRSTLTTLRSTSLSKIFPFDDNINFHKTIAFGIVIGTFLHVFMHISCDFPRLISCPRAEFMKHVGPNFNFHQPSYRDLVRSTPGVTGILILIIMIFSYILATHKFRRNVIKLPWPFHHLAGFNAFWYSHHLLAVAYILCIIHGYYLFLAREWYKKTTWMYLVFPMSLYASERLLASVNELKHNVDVIKAVIYTGNVLAIYMTKPQVFRYKSGMYFFVKCPDISSFEWHPFTITSAPGDDYLSCHIRTLGDWTAELHNRFAQVCELENTRARKGNLVRLETKAYDDNGYSQQRYPRILIKGPYGAPAQDYKKYDILLLIGLGIGATPMISIIKDVLNSMKPNHNYDEPVHELSLGSGRCGPERTYFYWITREQGSFEWFKGVMDDISEYDRNQVIEMHNYLTSVYEEGDVRSALITMVQKLQHARNGVDVLSESRIRTHFARPNWRKVFMEMASNHMASRIGVFYCGSATLTQTLKQLCQEFSLSSTTRFHFHKENF from the exons ATGAACAACATGAACAAcatgaacaacaacaacaacatgaACAACAACGAGATGGGTGAGGACCCAACGAGATGGATTCTGGATCCTGTGGAAACTGATGCAATGGTGGAAGTGGGCATGATCGAGAGCGgtgaaagaaatggaaactTCAAAAGGACAGAAGAAGACGGCATTTCCAGGCCTGCTATTAGGCTTGGGAGAAGGAAATCCAAAGCCGAAAGAGGGCTTAAGAGCTTGAGGTTTCTAGATCGCTCTGTCACTGGCAAGGAAGCTGATGCTTGGAGGGCAATTGAGGGCCGATTCCACCAACATGCTATTAACGACAGGCTTTTCAGAGACAAATTTGGAGCCTGCATTG GAATGGGCGGAGATTCAAAGGACTTTGCAGGCGAATTGTTCGACGCATTGGTGAGGAGAAGAAAACTCTGTCCTCAAAATGGCATTACAATTGAAGAATTACAGGGCTTTTGGGAAGACATAACCAGCCAAGATATGGATTTTCGCCTACAAATATTCTTTGAAAT GTGTGACAAAAATGGTGATGGGAAGCTTTCAGAGGGGGAAGTAAAGGAGGTGATCATTTTGAGTGCCTCAGCCAACAAGCTAGGAAATCTCAAAAAGCAAGCAGCTTACTATGCATCTATGATCATGGAGGAGCTTGATCCTGACCATCTTGGATACATAGAG CTCTCACAACTTGAAACTCTATTAAGAGAAGTTATGGTGTTTGATCAAGACAACACCAAGAACATAGCGAAGAAAACTACCACTCTTACAAGAGCCATGATTCCTAGACAATACAGAACTCCGGTGAGTCGAGCGATGTCGAGAACGACCGAGTTCATCCACGACAATTGGAAGAGGATATGGGTAATTGTATTATGGTTATCGATAAACGTCGCGTTATTCGTTTGGAAGTTTAATCAATACCAGCAAACAAAGGCATTCAAAATCATGGGGTATTGTCTTTGTGTTGCAAAGGGTGGAGCTGAGACACTCAAGTTCAATATggctttaattttattgccAGTTTGTAGGAGTACACTCACAACACTTAGGTCCACATCACTAAGCAAAATCTTCCCTTTTGATGACAATATAAACTTCCACAAGACAATTGCATTTGGCATAGTGATTGGGACTTTTCTTCATGTGTTCATGCACATATCCTGTGATTTTCCAAGGCTAATTTCATGCCCAAGAGCTGAATTTATGAAACATGTTGGGCCTAATTTCAACTTTCATCAGCCTAGTTATAGAGATTTGGTGAGAAGCACACCTGGGGTTACTGGGATTTTGATATTGATTATAATGATCTTTTCATACATTTTGGCCACCCACAAATTCAGAAGGAATGTTATTAAATTGCCTTGGCCTTTCCACCATTTGGCTGGCTTCAATGCCTTTTGGTATTCTCATCATTTGCTTGCTGTGGCCTATATCCTCTGCATAATCCATGGCTACTACCTGTTCTTAGCCCGGGAATGGTACAAGAAGACG ACATGGATGTATTTAGTATTCCCAATGTCTCTGTATGCGAGCGAGAGACTTCTAGCATCAGTGAATGAGCTGAAGCATAACGTCGATGTTATTAAG GCAGTGATATATACAGGGAATGTTCTTGCCATTTACATGACCAAACCCCAAGTATTTAGATATAAAAGTGGGATGTATTTCTTTGTCAAGTGTCCAGATATATCAAGTTTTGAGTG GCATCCCTTCACTATCACTTCTGCACCAGGAGATGATTACTTAAGTTGCCATATTAGAACACTTGGAGACTGGACTGCTGAGCTTCATAACAGGTTTGCACAG GTCTGCGAGCTTGAGAACACAAGAGCAAGAAAGGGAAATCTCGTTAGATTGGAAACAAAAGCATATGATGACAACGGCTATTCACAACAAAG ATACCCAAGAATTCTAATCAAAGGCCCATATGGAGCTCCAGCACAAGATTACAAAAAATACGACATCCTCTTACTTATTGGCCTTGGCATTGGCGCAACTCCAATGATCAGCATTATAAAAGATGTTCTAAATTCCATGAAGCCAAATCACAATTACGAT GAACCAGTACACGAACTCTCTTTAGGCAGCGGTAGGTGCGGGCCTGAAAGAACATATTTCTATTGGATAACAAGGGAACAAGGCTCATTCGAGTGGTTCAAAGGCGTTATGGATGATATCTCTGAGTATGATCGTAAT CAAGTAATAGAAATGCATAATTACTTGACAAGTGTTTATGAGGAAGGAGATGTGAGGTCTGCGCTTATAACCATGGTGCAAAAGCTTCAACATGCTAGGAATGGAGTTGATGTTCTCTCCGAAAGTCGG ATAAGGACGCATTTTGCTAGACCAAACTGGAGGAAGGTGTTCATGGAGATGGCAAGTAACCACATGGCTTCGCGTATAG GTGTGTTTTATTGTGGAAGTGCTACACTGACCCAAACGTTGAAGCAACTATGCCAAGAATTTAGTTTAAGTTCGACGACTCGGTTTCACTTTCACAAGGAGAACTTCTAG